The genomic window GGTATCTTTGAGAAACAGTGAAAGTTTAGCACAACCTGGgttttttattaagaaatttatatttttaagcattGCATACTGACATATATAGGTAAAGAAAtgtcatatttatttactttttaccaCTGCATCAAAGCAATACTTAAAGCAGATGTTACAAAATGTTAAGAATAGTTAAATATGGACAATGAGCATACACGGTTCATTATACTCTGCTCTACTTttcagtaagttttaaaattttcttaataaaaagtagaaaaaaatcttcatggtATTATTCTTCTTGAAAACTAAGAGTGCTATTTAAAATGGTATTCTGAAACTCTTTAATCCATAAAATGATGAGTCATAGTAGACTAAACAAAGGTTAACAGAATTAAAAATGTCCTCAAAGCAGAATCTCCAGATATACCATTAAATATTTAGAGTTACAGAgatatttgtccttttttttttttagaggacaTTCAGTTTATGCTGGTGATGCCTTTTCTAGATATAGGGACTAGGAAGATCCATACAATaagctccttggaataaaaataaCCATAGAAAATTTCAGACCACAAGCTTGGTGCTTTAGTAgaggtcattgctgctgctgctgctgctgctgctaagtcacttcagtcatgtccaactctatgtgactccatagacagcagcctaccaggctcctttgtccctggggttctccaggcaagaacactggagtgggttgccatttccttctccaatgcatgaaagtgaaaagtgaaagtgaagtcgctcagtcgtgtctgactctttgtgaccccatggattacagcctaccaggctcctctgtccatgggattttccaggcaagagtactggagtggggtgccagtgccttctccgagtagAGGTCATTAGCCTGACACAATAAGAAGAACACATGTGTTGCCTCTTCTTGGCCATGGTCCTGAAGTTGACTCTTGACTTATTTATTAGCAGTATGAACTTGAGCAGGTTTCTTAGACTGAGTCTCAAGTGTCTTCTTGGTAGAAAGGGGATAATATGTCTTCCAGGGAATGTGTTGgtattaaatgaggtaatatgcTTCAAGAGTTTAGCACAGAGATGTGTGAAATAAAATTCCTGTCTGTGTTGCTGTCTTTAGAGTTTCATTAAGGGGAGGTAGAATAGGAGTGATCAGGAACTCTTCTGAGCACAACTGAGAAAATCAGTCTGGCAGTCAGATCCATGATAACCCTGGCAAGTCTGAAGACAAGGGTGCTGTTGCAAAGTCTCCGGATCCCCTACCTGACAGTCATTGCTTTCTTGCTTCCAGGACTCTAGTTTTGTTATGGATGGTGACACAGCAGCCTGGACAGGAaactaacaatttaaaaaatgcaaccaCATTTACCATCCTTATTTGAAGCAAGTGGCAGCACTGTCTTGTTTTGGCCGATGTAATGTAAGCTGAAATCATAGGGTGGGTGTTCTGCAAATGTGCTTTAAAATTAGGAGACAGCCTAAGGCAAtacaactgctctaaaaatactctatggagaagggaatggcaatccactccagtattcttgcttggagaattccatgaaaaggaagcctggtgggctgcagtttgtggggtcgcagagttggacacgactgagcggctaacacataTGCAAAAATACTCTAAGAATATAAGTATGGAAAGCCAGCAGTATCTTGGGTTTCTCGTGACCTCATGGAACTGTTTCACCCTCTTGCGATGACTACTGCCAATCTTACTGTCAGGTGAGAGAAAAAGAATTCCCACTTTTTTCAAAGATGCTGCATATATGGCTGCTTTGTGTTATATACATCTGAATTCAATCTGCCGCTGGTGTAAGCCCCAGTTAGAAAGTGTTATAAAggtgagaaggaaatgagaagcaATGGGGATCTGGACTGTAATGGGGCAATGTcagtagaaatggaaaaaaatggtaACCAGGAGACACTTTGGGAACAGACATCATGAGACTATTACTGATGGGATGTGTGACTGAAGGGAAAGGAAGGCGTCCAATATGACTTTCAAGTTTAAGTTTAGGTGTTCAGGAGAATGGTAGCATTACCCAAAGATAGCTATAACAATTAGGTTTTAGATGAGTGACTTTGATTCAAGAAAGAAAAGCCCGGGTACTCTGAAAACTGAATTAGTAGTATGAACTCCCAAGCCCTTAGAAAGATTGGTAGAAAGAAAGATTAGGGTGTGGAAAAGGGTCTCCTATCAGATTGCAGGGCTTCTATTTACTCAGTATAAAGACAGGCCGTACTGATTGGTCAATATTTTCAAACATGGATTTACtacatttggaaaatatattatcatttcCTCTAGGGCTCAGTAACTAGAAATATACCTTGCTTAGCTAAGGCATGGATCTGTTTTGAGAGTAGAACATGGGCTATGTGACCTCTCGATGTGCTTGATAGTTCTGTCATTCTGTAATTATCTCAGGCTTCAAATAACTTTACAGGGAacagcaaataatttttattaataaaacacaaTTTGAAACTTGGAGACAAAATTACACATTTTCAATTAAGTGTTGTAATAAAGTTAGTGACTGGAGACTCCCCCTAGGAATAAAGAGCTAAATGTATTGGTTGGCCACCCGTGCAAAGCAAAGCTAAAGTCTACACTGATTCATCGCTTGAAAGATGTGGAAGCTCTATAtaagttttaaatataaacttgACAGCAGAAGAAAGCACTAAAAGGACATTGTTATTTTACAGTAGAATCTGCAGTTAATACCAATAGGCACTCTGAAGTCTAAATTCTATATCAACTTCACTGAGAAATTACTGCGTGATTCTAGTTCCTGCATTTAGGTCCCTTCTGAATCCTGTTTATTGGTACAGTGGATGGAAATTCATGTCTGTGTTCTTTATAATTTTGCCAACAATAAGAGAACCGCTACTAGAAAAGAAAGGGAGGTATAGCAAGCTTTATATTAAATAAAGATTATCCTATGTTCCTACACATTCAGTAGAAAAATTATTTGGGCAATTTTACTTTAAAGAGCTTTCTACATGTGGTAGAGAGCAATTATTAACAAAAATGATTTGTGGTAcagttgttttcttaaaaattttatttcctacaGAAGCATAGTGCTTCTGATCTGAAATGTAGGTTTATGCAAACAGTAAAGTGCAGTGATTCCCAAAGTGTCTGCAGATAATAGTTGTTCCTCGAAAATATTTCCATGGTCACATAATATTGGGacattctttttaaacaaaattactaAGTTTTTTTGTTGCAGTTCTTGTCAGAGCCTTTATAAAGCTCTATGACTCACCAGAAAGGAATAGAAGAAGTAACATTTTCAAGAATATCACCTCTTCGAATTATTTTTGTGTGACTCCAAAGTTTTTGCCGCAGTGTATGGGCTCATCTTAAGACTCCTGATCCAGTCAGTCTAATTGAATTTCTTTCCTAGGAAATTTCACACTGGAGGTCAAGAAATTTACTCTCTcgtcccctctctccctctccttctgagGCTAGATATACAGTATGTAAGCTATATGTGACCATATTGTTCAGTCTGGCTCAGTCAGACGGGCGCAGAGATGCTTCTGGAAGTAACATCATGATGGCTGCCCAAGGAGAACCCCAAGTTCAGTTCAAACTTGTTTTGGTTGGTGATGGtggtactggaaaaactacattcGTGAAGCGTCGTCTGACTGGTGAATTTGAGAAGAAGTATGTAGCTACCTTGGGTGTTGAGGTCCATCCTCTTGTGTTCCATACCAACAGAGGACAGATTAAGTTCACTGTATGGGATACAGCTGGTCAGGAGAAATTTGGTGGACTGAGAGATGGCTATTATATACAAGTTCAGTGTGCCGTTATAATGTTTGACGTAACATCAAGAGTTACTTACAAGAATGTGCCTAACTGGCATAGAGATCTGGTACGAGTGTGGGAGGACATCCCAACTGTGTTGTGTGGCAACAAAGTGGATATTAAGGACAAAAAGGTTAAGGCAAAGTCAATCGTCTTCCACCGAAAGAAGAATCTTCAGTACTATGACATTTCTGCCAAAAGTAACTATAGCTTTGAAAAGCCCTTCTTCTTACTTGCTAGAAAACTGATTGGAGACCCTAACTTGGAATTTGTCGCCGTGTCTGCTCTTGCCCCGCCAGAGGTGGTCATGGACCTCGCTTTGGCAGCACGGTATGAGCACGATTCAGAGGCTGCTCAGACAACTGCTCTCCCGGATGAAGATGATGACCTGTGAGAAAGTGAAGCTGGGGCCCAGCGTCAGAAGGCGAGTTTTATAGGCAACTGTCCTGTGATGTCAGTGGTGTGGTGTGTTTGCCACTTTATTATATAGCTAAGCAGAACATGTGCTTAATCTCTGGATGCTGAAGGAGATGGATAGGCTTTGGAGTGAATgggtcagttaaaaaaaaa from Bos indicus x Bos taurus breed Angus x Brahman F1 hybrid chromosome 8, Bos_hybrid_MaternalHap_v2.0, whole genome shotgun sequence includes these protein-coding regions:
- the LOC113897831 gene encoding GTP-binding nuclear protein Ran-like, with product MMAAQGEPQVQFKLVLVGDGGTGKTTFVKRRLTGEFEKKYVATLGVEVHPLVFHTNRGQIKFTVWDTAGQEKFGGLRDGYYIQVQCAVIMFDVTSRVTYKNVPNWHRDLVRVWEDIPTVLCGNKVDIKDKKVKAKSIVFHRKKNLQYYDISAKSNYSFEKPFFLLARKLIGDPNLEFVAVSALAPPEVVMDLALAARYEHDSEAAQTTALPDEDDDL